A genomic segment from Methanoplanus limicola DSM 2279 encodes:
- a CDS encoding J domain-containing protein, which produces MPQNYYDILGLTLDSSSEEIVSAYRSLAKAFHPDISTHPNAESLFMKITTAYEVLSDPKMRREYDYSLGRNGGDADADGAFGGGAGGGSRFKEGHSDSGASYDKNGSEDGRDEYSLMADYEYYSEKPEKFLIDGEEVEIQSARHIITGEHDYIVYNDRLIDSGGILRFKHDGQERFMIDGAETVVKDAEHYIQGGCEYVVIDGESYLIRKM; this is translated from the coding sequence ATGCCGCAGAACTATTATGATATTCTTGGTCTCACTCTGGATTCGTCTTCCGAAGAGATTGTAAGTGCATACCGGAGCCTTGCAAAGGCCTTTCATCCGGATATATCGACCCATCCCAATGCAGAATCTCTCTTTATGAAGATTACTACGGCCTATGAGGTTCTTTCAGATCCAAAGATGCGCCGTGAATATGATTATTCACTGGGCCGGAACGGGGGTGATGCAGATGCAGATGGCGCCTTCGGTGGTGGTGCCGGAGGTGGCAGCAGATTTAAGGAGGGGCATTCTGACAGTGGTGCTTCATATGATAAGAACGGTTCAGAAGACGGCAGGGATGAATACTCACTTATGGCTGATTATGAATATTACTCTGAAAAACCTGAAAAATTCCTGATTGACGGTGAGGAGGTTGAAATCCAGTCTGCCCGGCATATTATCACAGGTGAACATGATTATATTGTCTACAATGACCGTCTGATAGATTCCGGAGGAATTTTGAGGTTTAAGCATGACGGTCAGGAGCGTTTCATGATAGATGGTGCTGAAACTGTCGTTAAAGACGCAGAGCACTACATACAGGGCGGATGTGAGTATGTTGTCATAGATGGTGAGAGCTATCTCATCAGGAAGATGTGA
- a CDS encoding thiamine pyrophosphate-dependent enzyme yields MAEIPEEEYILKTTSACAGCSASLILRYVTKAAGPDTVLVVPACCTSVIQGIYPDTAMNIPVYNVAFASAAAVASGMSEAFRAEGKETNVICFAGDGGTVDIGIQALSGALERGTDFLYICYDNEAYSNTGMQRSGATPLGARTTTTPVGKTEFKKDLDAIIAAHNPVYMATACSAYPEDLYKKIKKALSIPGPKFMHVLAPCPPGWRYPSDKTIDMGKLAVKSGMWLLYERENGKLSITGASKAAMVKRIPVLDYIKVQGRFKTATEEDIQALQKSVDLGIEKLKKEAEGIC; encoded by the coding sequence TTGGCAGAAATTCCGGAAGAGGAATATATTCTTAAAACAACGTCGGCATGTGCCGGATGCAGTGCATCTCTGATACTCCGGTATGTCACAAAAGCCGCAGGGCCTGATACAGTCCTTGTAGTCCCTGCGTGCTGTACAAGTGTTATCCAGGGGATTTACCCTGATACCGCAATGAACATCCCGGTGTACAATGTCGCATTCGCTTCAGCGGCAGCAGTCGCTTCAGGTATGAGCGAGGCATTCCGTGCCGAGGGAAAAGAGACAAATGTGATCTGTTTTGCCGGTGACGGAGGAACAGTGGATATAGGCATACAGGCGCTCTCGGGTGCGCTTGAGAGGGGCACAGATTTCCTCTACATCTGCTATGACAACGAAGCATATTCAAATACAGGCATGCAGCGTTCGGGGGCAACACCACTCGGTGCAAGAACGACCACAACTCCGGTCGGAAAAACCGAATTCAAGAAAGACCTGGACGCAATAATTGCCGCACACAATCCTGTATATATGGCAACCGCATGCAGCGCCTATCCTGAGGATCTCTATAAAAAGATAAAAAAAGCGCTCTCAATTCCCGGCCCCAAGTTTATGCATGTGCTTGCACCATGCCCCCCCGGCTGGAGATATCCGTCAGACAAGACGATTGATATGGGAAAACTTGCCGTTAAGTCCGGAATGTGGCTCTTATACGAGAGAGAGAACGGAAAACTGAGCATCACAGGTGCATCAAAGGCCGCAATGGTGAAGAGAATTCCGGTCCTCGACTACATTAAAGTCCAGGGCAGGTTTAAAACAGCCACAGAAGAGGACATTCAGGCATTGCAGAAGAGTGTTGACCTTGGGATTGAAAAACTGAAGAAGGAGGCTGAAGGAATATGCTGA
- the porA gene encoding 2-ketoisovalerate ferredoxin oxidoreductase subunit alpha: MLTIATGNKAVATAVRDAKPKVVAAYPITPQTEIVENIADFVSSKELESRYIPVESEHSSMAACMGSSIAGVRTFTATSSHGLVYMCEMLHMVAAARLPIVMANANRALGPGWNVWAEQSDSLSMRDSGWLQVYVSTVQEAYDATLMAFRIAEDNDVLLPVMINLDGFLLTHIMQGFETVEAGDFIPENDLPHRIDVNNPGGYGTLTPPNEHFKFRWDIERAQRDSVRVIEETEIEFEKRFGRKYGMTEDYRAEDAEVIIVAMGTLGKEMEVAVDILREEGIKAGSVRIRWYRPFPDLKSRLEGRDIVVIDRDYSFGYGGIVANEIRAKCNVKPYSVIAGLGGQEVTYDDIAGFVRDRKTDSEFWFGVNE; this comes from the coding sequence ATGCTGACTATCGCAACCGGAAATAAGGCAGTTGCCACTGCTGTAAGGGATGCAAAGCCAAAGGTTGTCGCTGCATACCCGATTACACCACAGACAGAGATTGTAGAGAATATTGCGGATTTTGTCTCTTCAAAAGAGCTTGAATCAAGATATATTCCTGTTGAGTCCGAGCATTCCTCAATGGCGGCCTGCATGGGATCGTCAATTGCAGGTGTAAGAACATTCACCGCAACATCATCACACGGACTTGTATATATGTGCGAGATGCTGCATATGGTCGCCGCAGCAAGACTGCCCATAGTTATGGCAAATGCAAACCGTGCACTTGGTCCCGGGTGGAATGTCTGGGCCGAGCAGTCGGATTCACTCTCAATGCGCGATTCAGGATGGCTTCAGGTATATGTATCGACCGTGCAGGAGGCATATGATGCAACGCTTATGGCATTCCGGATAGCAGAGGACAATGATGTCCTGCTGCCTGTTATGATAAACCTCGACGGATTCCTGCTGACCCATATCATGCAGGGCTTTGAGACCGTCGAAGCAGGGGATTTCATCCCGGAAAATGACCTGCCACACAGGATTGACGTCAACAATCCGGGCGGATACGGCACGCTCACCCCGCCAAACGAGCACTTTAAATTCAGATGGGATATTGAACGGGCACAACGCGACTCGGTCAGGGTCATAGAAGAGACAGAAATCGAATTTGAGAAGCGCTTTGGCAGAAAGTACGGCATGACCGAGGACTACCGCGCCGAAGATGCCGAGGTTATCATTGTTGCAATGGGCACTCTTGGCAAAGAGATGGAAGTTGCGGTTGACATCCTCAGGGAAGAAGGCATTAAAGCAGGTTCAGTAAGAATACGCTGGTACAGGCCGTTTCCTGACCTGAAGAGCAGGCTTGAGGGCCGGGATATTGTTGTAATAGACCGTGACTATTCATTCGGGTACGGTGGAATCGTTGCAAATGAGATAAGGGCAAAGTGCAATGTTAAGCCTTACTCGGTCATTGCCGGACTCGGAGGACAGGAAGTGACATATGACGACATCGCCGGATTTGTCAGGGACAGAAAGACAGATTCAGAATTCTGGTTCGGGGTGAATGAATAA
- a CDS encoding 2-oxoacid:acceptor oxidoreductase family protein: MYEIRLHSRGGQGGVTAAKLLAHAAFLDGKNATAAPFYGAERRGAPVVSFIRIDDRPIKIYSQIRKPDLVIVLDMGVMDTVNVLDGLKEGGSVLINSPNPAEFEGYKTYNVDLTNIALSLDLVISGSPILNTPLLGALAKLGLVSRESARTAIKEAFKDERNAEAAMKAYEEMKI; encoded by the coding sequence ATGTACGAGATAAGGCTTCATTCAAGGGGCGGACAGGGCGGAGTTACAGCAGCAAAGCTCCTCGCACATGCCGCATTCCTTGACGGAAAAAACGCAACCGCAGCACCGTTCTATGGTGCTGAGAGGCGCGGCGCCCCTGTTGTCTCATTCATCAGAATTGACGACAGACCGATTAAGATCTATTCACAGATAAGAAAACCCGATCTGGTGATTGTTCTTGATATGGGAGTCATGGATACAGTAAATGTTCTTGACGGTCTGAAGGAAGGCGGATCAGTTCTCATCAACAGCCCGAATCCTGCTGAGTTTGAAGGTTATAAGACCTACAACGTGGACCTCACAAATATCGCACTATCCCTTGACCTGGTCATATCCGGAAGCCCGATTCTCAACACCCCTCTTCTGGGCGCTCTTGCAAAATTAGGACTTGTATCAAGGGAATCTGCAAGAACTGCAATAAAAGAGGCGTTTAAGGATGAGAGAAATGCAGAGGCGGCTATGAAGGCATATGAGGAGATGAAGATATGA
- a CDS encoding 4Fe-4S binding protein, whose protein sequence is MSAKLAISRPKTGAVGKTGSWRTFRPEIDQELCNKCGNCEKFCPDGVIDREYNIDLDFCKGCGICADVCPKKAIKMVRESK, encoded by the coding sequence ATGAGTGCAAAACTTGCTATTTCGAGGCCAAAGACCGGTGCTGTCGGAAAGACAGGGTCATGGAGGACTTTCAGACCGGAAATTGACCAGGAACTCTGTAATAAATGCGGAAACTGCGAGAAATTCTGCCCGGACGGAGTCATTGACAGGGAATATAATATTGATCTTGACTTCTGCAAGGGATGCGGGATCTGTGCAGATGTCTGCCCTAAAAAGGCCATTAAAATGGTCAGGGAATCGAAATAA
- a CDS encoding M24 family metallopeptidase — MNSPDLLDNLLAESGASAYVIYASSESPDMRYLTGFSVTDPVLYIRKAGKEGLLILPQMEVERGKKEAKCPVICRGDAGFFRHFEEKKDPKDANAAMIAEIAGGEIIVPDEFPLSLARKLEDYCKVSLGRPAVAEMRAVKREDEIKNIRHTQKTTEEAIDYAAGIIRNAVSDNGELYYNDNPLTSDYLRGEIHCYLMRRGFEARETIVACGKETSMPHNTGSSILVENEPILIDLFPRDTKTGYYADMSRTFVRGEPDRELVRMYNAVKEAWILGKKKVRSGISGSEIHNAIVTYFKSQGYESGNEGFTHSLGHGVGLAVHEMPPVSPTDAVLKTGNVVTIEPGLYYNDIGGVRIEDIGMVCENSFDCFTDYPAELIL; from the coding sequence GTGAACTCTCCAGACCTTTTAGATAATCTTCTGGCTGAATCAGGCGCATCAGCATATGTTATCTACGCCTCATCCGAATCTCCGGATATGAGATACCTGACCGGATTTTCAGTCACTGATCCTGTATTATATATCAGAAAAGCCGGAAAAGAAGGACTGTTAATACTCCCGCAGATGGAAGTTGAAAGAGGAAAAAAAGAGGCAAAATGCCCCGTAATATGCAGAGGAGATGCTGGATTTTTCAGGCACTTTGAAGAGAAAAAAGATCCAAAGGATGCAAATGCCGCAATGATTGCGGAAATTGCCGGCGGAGAAATCATCGTTCCTGACGAATTCCCCCTCTCACTTGCCAGAAAACTAGAAGATTACTGCAAAGTCAGTCTGGGAAGGCCCGCAGTGGCAGAGATGAGAGCAGTAAAAAGAGAAGACGAGATAAAAAATATCAGGCACACACAGAAAACAACCGAAGAGGCAATAGATTACGCAGCTGGCATAATCAGAAATGCAGTCTCTGACAACGGAGAATTATATTACAATGACAATCCCCTCACTTCAGATTACCTGAGAGGTGAGATTCACTGCTATCTCATGAGAAGGGGATTTGAAGCACGCGAGACCATAGTCGCCTGCGGAAAGGAGACCTCAATGCCGCACAATACAGGAAGCAGCATATTGGTTGAGAACGAACCAATATTAATTGATCTCTTCCCGCGTGATACAAAGACCGGATATTACGCCGATATGTCACGGACATTTGTCAGGGGCGAACCTGACAGAGAACTCGTCCGGATGTACAATGCCGTAAAAGAGGCATGGATTCTTGGAAAGAAAAAAGTCAGATCCGGAATTTCCGGAAGTGAAATTCACAATGCCATAGTCACTTACTTTAAAAGCCAGGGCTATGAATCCGGAAATGAAGGATTTACACACAGCCTGGGGCACGGAGTAGGGCTTGCAGTCCATGAGATGCCCCCGGTATCACCAACAGATGCAGTTCTTAAAACCGGAAATGTGGTAACAATTGAGCCGGGATTATATTACAACGACATCGGAGGAGTCAGAATAGAAGACATAGGGATGGTCTGTGAGAATTCTTTTGACTGCTTTACAGACTATCCTGCGGAGTTAATATTATGA
- the map gene encoding type II methionyl aminopeptidase, with product MIEEEIKEKYLLAGKIAYKCLTDAAARVKPGVSIAEMVEASEDQIIEMGGEIAFPLNISINADAAHDTPSPGDERVFEEGDLVKVDLGVHIDGYVADTARTVDLGDNALLVEASREALNTAIRMIKPGIVTGEIGAAVQNEIEKRGFKPVSNLTGHGLDHYMLHGIPMIPNVAINGGTTLEEGMTFAIEPFATTGTGHVSESPRVEIFSQIAKRPVRMPAAKRLYKEIMKKNSLPFARRHYYSEKSDMALAQLIRNGVLRGYPVLHDISGSLVSQAEHTLIVTGDGCLVTTAENNRI from the coding sequence ATGATAGAAGAAGAAATTAAGGAAAAATATCTGCTGGCCGGAAAAATAGCGTACAAATGCCTCACAGATGCAGCAGCAAGAGTAAAACCGGGCGTCTCAATCGCAGAGATGGTTGAAGCAAGCGAAGACCAGATCATTGAAATGGGCGGTGAGATTGCATTCCCGCTGAATATATCAATAAATGCCGATGCAGCGCATGACACACCATCACCGGGAGATGAAAGGGTCTTTGAAGAAGGAGATCTCGTAAAGGTGGACCTCGGAGTCCATATCGACGGATATGTTGCAGATACTGCCAGAACAGTTGATCTCGGCGACAACGCACTGCTCGTAGAAGCCTCAAGAGAGGCGCTTAACACAGCAATAAGAATGATAAAACCCGGAATTGTAACGGGTGAGATCGGTGCGGCGGTCCAGAATGAGATAGAGAAGAGAGGTTTTAAACCGGTTTCAAACCTGACAGGGCATGGTCTTGACCACTATATGCTCCACGGGATACCGATGATCCCAAATGTTGCAATAAACGGCGGTACAACACTTGAGGAAGGTATGACCTTCGCAATAGAACCTTTTGCAACAACAGGAACAGGTCACGTATCAGAGTCACCAAGGGTTGAAATTTTTTCACAGATCGCAAAACGGCCCGTCAGGATGCCCGCCGCTAAAAGGCTTTACAAGGAGATAATGAAGAAGAACAGTCTGCCCTTTGCGCGCAGGCATTATTACAGTGAGAAATCCGACATGGCACTTGCACAACTGATCAGAAACGGAGTACTACGCGGGTATCCCGTTCTTCATGACATCAGCGGATCACTGGTCTCACAGGCTGAACATACCCTCATTGTAACAGGAGACGGATGCCTGGTAACCACAGCAGAGAACAACAGAATATAA
- a CDS encoding ATP-binding protein, with amino-acid sequence MSEEKNSRIIEILELLLTAESVNNFEELNKTDLPKKYWKMADKNGLSLDIERPLIISETLIKNILDIEGSYEIIEKNPFVKCDEFGKRMNITSLSPAVKWFYKTTGDDRALLNPALSYLMEKEGIEGISYSESKSASPDYLNSREYLEKKIEDLIGDDEELKTARNLIIISSPEEIENTVDDLVCTWRQTEAIKKINTALKNREFLRERKIYEIGKLLFVGPPGTGKTSLALAMAKKLDMPLLEVRLAMVTSQYLGETSKNIDRIFDLARRLSPCILFIDEFDFVAKSRVTDDNGAMKRAVNMLLKNIDTLSFVRNGVLLIGATNHPGILDEAAWRRFDDVVEFPLPDYERRKEILKKITQNLTCLCDYDELASETEGFSGSDLRIMIKESLIAALMRDSYEMNENDIEQGMEIIKGRDIIRQGAST; translated from the coding sequence ATGTCCGAAGAAAAAAATTCCAGAATAATAGAAATACTAGAACTTCTCCTGACAGCGGAGTCGGTAAATAACTTTGAAGAACTGAATAAAACAGACCTGCCAAAAAAATACTGGAAAATGGCAGATAAAAACGGTTTATCACTGGATATTGAAAGACCGCTGATAATAAGCGAAACACTGATAAAAAATATTCTTGATATTGAAGGTTCATATGAGATTATAGAGAAAAATCCTTTCGTAAAATGTGATGAATTTGGAAAAAGGATGAATATAACCTCATTATCTCCGGCAGTAAAATGGTTTTACAAAACTACCGGAGATGACCGCGCCCTCTTAAACCCCGCATTATCCTACCTGATGGAAAAAGAAGGAATTGAAGGTATATCGTACAGTGAATCAAAGTCAGCATCACCCGATTACCTGAACTCAAGGGAGTACCTTGAGAAGAAGATTGAAGATTTAATCGGTGATGATGAAGAGTTAAAAACCGCAAGAAATCTGATAATAATCAGTTCTCCTGAAGAGATTGAAAATACAGTTGATGATCTCGTCTGCACCTGGAGGCAGACAGAGGCGATAAAAAAGATCAATACAGCCTTAAAAAACAGGGAATTTTTAAGAGAGAGAAAGATTTACGAGATAGGAAAACTTCTCTTTGTCGGCCCTCCAGGCACAGGAAAAACCTCCCTTGCACTTGCAATGGCAAAAAAACTGGATATGCCGCTTCTGGAAGTCAGGCTTGCAATGGTGACCTCACAGTATCTCGGTGAGACATCCAAGAATATCGACCGCATCTTTGACCTTGCAAGAAGGCTCTCACCCTGCATACTTTTCATAGATGAATTTGACTTTGTCGCAAAGAGCAGAGTTACAGATGATAACGGCGCAATGAAACGGGCAGTCAATATGCTCCTTAAAAATATTGACACTCTAAGCTTTGTCAGAAACGGAGTTCTGTTAATAGGCGCAACGAACCATCCGGGAATTCTTGACGAAGCGGCATGGAGACGTTTTGACGATGTCGTTGAGTTCCCCCTCCCTGACTACGAGAGAAGAAAGGAGATCCTCAAAAAGATAACACAGAACCTCACCTGTCTCTGTGATTATGATGAACTCGCATCTGAGACCGAAGGATTCTCCGGTTCGGACCTGAGAATCATGATAAAGGAGTCCCTGATTGCCGCTCTTATGCGTGACAGTTACGAGATGAATGAGAACGACATTGAGCAGGGAATGGAGATCATAAAAGGCAGGGACATAATAAGGCAGGGCGCCTCAACATGA
- a CDS encoding MBL fold metallo-hydrolase: MRIEILGTGDTVGTPRVGCDCENCLKAVKTGTERLRTSMLISSEGKNVLIDTSPDLRYQLLKSGSPHIDAVLWTHAHYDHIAGYNEFYRVQDFPPAYGPEGILSDVSDFFHFLKIDKNYVQPYEPFELFGVTYTFGEVYHPPVYTCGILMEVNGKKIGYTADTAKNIPKRTKELFRDCDMLFLDALMPPGIHIGKHMNYDDAAELAAELGAKEHRFIHLSHRIPSSWKNVAKDGEIYIY; the protein is encoded by the coding sequence ATGAGGATAGAAATCCTTGGAACCGGTGATACCGTAGGTACACCCAGAGTGGGATGCGACTGTGAAAACTGCCTTAAGGCCGTTAAAACAGGTACTGAGAGACTCAGGACATCCATGCTTATCAGTTCGGAAGGAAAAAATGTGCTCATAGATACATCACCTGATTTAAGATACCAGCTCTTAAAATCAGGATCACCACATATTGATGCAGTCCTCTGGACACATGCCCACTACGACCACATAGCCGGCTATAACGAGTTCTACAGGGTCCAGGACTTCCCGCCCGCATACGGCCCGGAAGGGATACTGAGCGATGTATCCGATTTTTTCCATTTTTTAAAGATAGATAAGAATTACGTACAGCCTTATGAGCCGTTTGAGTTATTCGGAGTAACATACACATTCGGGGAAGTATACCATCCTCCGGTTTACACCTGCGGCATACTAATGGAAGTAAACGGGAAAAAGATCGGCTATACTGCAGACACGGCAAAAAACATCCCAAAGAGAACAAAAGAGCTTTTCAGAGACTGTGACATGCTCTTTCTTGACGCTCTCATGCCCCCCGGCATCCACATAGGGAAGCATATGAATTATGATGATGCCGCCGAACTTGCAGCAGAACTTGGGGCAAAAGAGCACAGGTTTATCCATTTAAGCCACAGGATCCCGTCATCCTGGAAAAATGTCGCAAAAGACGGTGAAATATACATATATTAA
- a CDS encoding DNA-directed RNA polymerase subunit L translates to MEIKILELKEDLVRILFVGEGHTFMNALSDEILKDPQVDVANYSSRFKFTDPILTVTVKEGGDPVGAVLKAAGKISENCDYLKSEIMKA, encoded by the coding sequence ATGGAGATCAAAATTTTAGAGCTTAAAGAAGATCTTGTCCGGATTCTCTTTGTGGGAGAAGGACACACCTTCATGAATGCACTCTCTGATGAAATATTAAAAGATCCGCAGGTTGATGTAGCAAACTATTCAAGCAGATTTAAGTTTACTGACCCGATTCTGACAGTAACTGTAAAAGAAGGCGGGGACCCTGTAGGGGCGGTCTTAAAAGCCGCAGGAAAGATCAGTGAAAACTGCGATTATCTCAAATCAGAGATAATGAAAGCCTGA
- a CDS encoding translation initiation factor IF-2 subunit beta, whose amino-acid sequence MTDSYEALLKKAYSNITETSGDEGRFTVPAARVYIEGKTTILENFSEIASTLRREQEHLMKYLLGEIGTAGKIEGSRAIFNGKFDQSQIAGLISKYTEDYVICSECGKPDTRLVKDGRILMLRCDACGGHRPVRKRKSKAFDPANNVEEGKEMDVEIQFLSKRGDGVVKIGKYTMYVSKAKPGQKVRVKITRVAGSIAFTERV is encoded by the coding sequence ATGACTGATTCGTATGAGGCACTTTTAAAGAAGGCATACAGCAATATCACGGAAACCTCCGGTGATGAAGGCCGTTTCACTGTCCCTGCGGCCAGGGTGTATATTGAGGGCAAAACCACAATTCTGGAGAATTTTTCGGAAATTGCATCAACTCTGAGGCGCGAGCAGGAACATCTTATGAAATATCTGCTTGGTGAGATAGGTACTGCCGGAAAGATCGAAGGTTCAAGGGCGATATTTAACGGTAAGTTTGACCAGAGCCAGATAGCAGGGCTGATATCAAAATACACTGAGGATTATGTTATCTGCTCTGAGTGTGGCAAACCTGATACGCGCCTTGTAAAGGACGGCCGCATTCTTATGCTTCGCTGTGATGCCTGCGGAGGGCACAGGCCTGTAAGAAAGAGAAAATCAAAAGCGTTTGACCCTGCAAACAATGTCGAGGAAGGCAAAGAGATGGACGTTGAAATCCAGTTCCTTTCCAAGAGGGGAGACGGCGTTGTAAAGATTGGCAAATATACCATGTATGTCAGCAAAGCAAAACCAGGACAGAAAGTAAGGGTTAAAATTACAAGGGTTGCAGGCTCTATTGCCTTTACAGAAAGAGTCTGA